One Verrucomicrobiia bacterium genomic region harbors:
- a CDS encoding PQQ-dependent sugar dehydrogenase — protein sequence MFRRLIQGLAGVATLAAAVAVANPWQRVPNDTLQLPETPGRFGYRLVDPLGLQFERPSAIEFPRGNTNAVVVSELAGRVVAVTNRLAPTRTVILDVTGSTVIGPNEGLLSIALHPRFDVNGRLFLFRTASIPGAGDGRKYIQISEVTLDPASLQPVGAETVLIRQVYQWLDHAGGDLEFGPEGHLYASIGDGFSPKVNSQQIDGDFFSAVLRLDVDARPGSLPPNPHPSVVGGYQVPADNPFVGATRFLGGPVSPESVRTEFWSVGLREPFRISFDSFTGELWVADVGFFTAESVFVTRPGANHGWPAFEGTAPGILRNSVPPDFPSNPEYGYMPPVFTYQQGGGRCVIGGVVYRGTRMPELWGSYLIADHQFGWVGAIRLNAEGAGEMRGLSLYLPSATDFATDPVDGEVWISELAQSRLWRLEPSPAFSGPPLPETLADTGAFSDLASLTPAPGVIPYEVNHPFWSDDAHKRRWVSIPDADQMLGFEAHEGWSAPAGTVWVKHFDLELTPGVAASSRRIETRFLVRQTNGVYGITYRWTSETNAVLVPAEGLDETIVRTINGVPVPQTWRYPSRSECLVCHVRGAGFALSFNTAQLNREVDWDGVRTHQIAALAAAGYLTNAPAALHPLPRHAGIADDEASLEWRARSYLAANCAFCHQPGGPGRGQFDLRAQTGTTTTGVLNGGLLDDWGNPANRVIVPGDVTHSVLWRRLATRGPERMPPLASSIADAAGVALLESWIVATGLPADPDPELRMESFVENGFLALRVLQPANRALQLEQTPDLWNGPWTPVDAPGIIPGFPARDRLVDLRPESGSGPTFYRVRTRAP from the coding sequence ATGTTCCGAAGGTTGATCCAGGGGCTTGCGGGGGTGGCGACCCTGGCCGCGGCAGTGGCGGTGGCCAATCCGTGGCAGCGGGTGCCCAATGACACGCTTCAACTGCCCGAGACGCCGGGACGGTTTGGCTACCGGTTGGTGGACCCGCTCGGGCTGCAATTTGAACGACCCTCGGCGATCGAATTCCCACGGGGAAACACCAACGCCGTGGTGGTCTCGGAACTCGCCGGCCGCGTCGTTGCAGTGACCAATCGGCTGGCCCCGACCCGCACGGTGATCCTCGACGTCACCGGCTCCACGGTGATCGGGCCCAATGAAGGCCTGCTGTCCATCGCCCTGCACCCGCGATTCGACGTCAATGGGCGCCTCTTCCTGTTCCGCACCGCCTCCATCCCAGGCGCCGGAGACGGCAGGAAATACATCCAGATCTCGGAGGTGACCCTCGACCCGGCGTCCCTCCAGCCGGTCGGCGCGGAAACCGTCCTGATCCGCCAGGTGTATCAATGGCTCGACCACGCCGGCGGCGACCTCGAGTTCGGGCCCGAGGGCCATCTGTATGCCTCCATCGGCGATGGCTTCAGCCCCAAGGTGAATTCCCAGCAGATTGACGGCGATTTCTTTTCGGCCGTGCTTCGGTTGGACGTGGACGCCCGGCCCGGCTCCCTGCCGCCAAATCCGCATCCGTCGGTGGTGGGTGGCTATCAGGTGCCGGCCGACAACCCGTTCGTGGGCGCCACCCGGTTCCTGGGTGGCCCGGTGTCGCCAGAGTCAGTGCGCACGGAATTCTGGTCCGTCGGTCTCCGCGAGCCCTTCCGGATCTCCTTTGATTCGTTCACCGGGGAGCTCTGGGTGGCCGATGTGGGATTCTTCACCGCAGAGTCGGTCTTTGTCACCCGTCCAGGAGCCAACCACGGGTGGCCGGCCTTCGAGGGCACCGCACCGGGCATCCTCCGGAACTCGGTGCCCCCCGATTTCCCCTCAAATCCTGAGTACGGGTACATGCCGCCCGTGTTCACCTACCAGCAGGGCGGAGGACGCTGCGTGATCGGCGGCGTGGTCTACCGGGGAACCCGGATGCCCGAGCTTTGGGGCTCCTATCTGATCGCCGATCATCAGTTCGGATGGGTCGGTGCCATCCGGTTGAACGCGGAAGGTGCGGGCGAAATGCGGGGCCTGTCCCTCTACCTCCCCTCCGCCACTGACTTTGCGACGGACCCCGTGGACGGGGAGGTGTGGATCTCCGAACTCGCCCAATCCCGGCTTTGGCGGCTGGAGCCCTCGCCGGCCTTTTCAGGACCGCCCCTGCCGGAAACCCTTGCGGACACCGGGGCGTTTTCGGATCTCGCGTCCCTGACACCCGCGCCCGGTGTGATCCCGTACGAGGTCAACCATCCCTTCTGGTCCGATGATGCCCACAAGCGCCGCTGGGTCTCGATCCCCGATGCCGACCAGATGCTGGGATTCGAGGCGCATGAGGGATGGAGCGCCCCGGCGGGTACCGTCTGGGTCAAACACTTCGATCTGGAGCTGACGCCGGGAGTGGCGGCGTCCTCCCGCCGCATCGAGACGCGGTTTCTCGTCCGCCAGACCAATGGCGTGTACGGGATCACCTACCGGTGGACCTCGGAAACCAATGCCGTGCTGGTGCCCGCCGAAGGCCTTGATGAGACGATCGTGCGCACCATCAACGGCGTTCCGGTCCCCCAGACATGGCGCTATCCCAGCCGTTCCGAATGCCTCGTGTGCCACGTCCGCGGCGCAGGCTTTGCCCTCAGCTTCAACACCGCGCAGTTGAACAGGGAGGTGGACTGGGACGGCGTCCGCACCCACCAGATCGCCGCCCTCGCGGCAGCGGGGTACCTCACCAATGCCCCCGCGGCATTGCATCCCCTGCCCCGGCATGCGGGAATCGCCGATGACGAAGCCAGCCTCGAGTGGCGGGCCCGTTCGTATCTCGCCGCCAATTGCGCCTTCTGCCATCAACCGGGGGGTCCCGGGCGCGGACAGTTCGACCTGCGCGCGCAGACCGGCACGACGACCACGGGCGTGCTGAATGGAGGACTGCTCGACGATTGGGGGAACCCTGCCAACCGGGTCATCGTTCCGGGCGACGTCACCCACTCCGTTTTGTGGCGCCGCCTGGCGACACGGGGGCCGGAGCGCATGCCCCCGCTGGCCTCCAGCATTGCGGATGCCGCCGGAGTCGCCCTGCTGGAATCCTGGATCGTCGCCACGGGCCTCCCTGCGGATCCGGACCCGGAACTGCGGATGGAATCGTTCGTCGAAAACGGATTCCTGGCCCTGCGGGTGCTTCAGCCGGCGAACCGGGCGCTGCAGCTGGAACAGACCCCGGACCTGTGGAACGGACCGTGGACCCCGGTGGACGCCCCGGGCATCATCCCCGGCTTCCCCGCACGGGATCGTCTCGTGGATCTCCGTCCCGAGTCCGGGAGCGGCCCGACCTTCTATCGCGTGCGGACGCGTGCGCCGTAG
- a CDS encoding NAD(P)-dependent alcohol dehydrogenase: MSTINAYAASGPNAPFTPFEYDAGPLLPDQVEVRVASCGICHSDLSMRNNEWGLTAYPFIGGHEIVGTITAVGDHVRKVQAGQTVGVGWTAESCMSCPQCLGGDHNLCPTSTGTIVQRHGGFATHVRVHWAWAVPLPEGLDASRAGPLLCGGITVFNPLVQLGILPTHRVGVIGIGGLGHMALKFLRAWGCEVVAFTSTDSKREEALRLGAHRVVNTRSADDVARLAGSLNAILSTVNVSLDWNALVGALAPKGKLHTVGAVLDPIVVAAFPLIMGQRSLSGSPTGSPTVIDSMLDFAARHGIAPTTEHFPMSKINDAFAHLESGKARYRIVLENDLN; encoded by the coding sequence ATGAGCACCATCAATGCCTACGCTGCCAGCGGGCCAAACGCGCCCTTCACGCCCTTCGAATACGACGCCGGACCGCTGTTGCCGGACCAGGTCGAAGTCCGGGTTGCGTCCTGCGGCATCTGCCACTCCGACCTCTCAATGCGCAACAATGAGTGGGGACTCACGGCGTATCCGTTCATCGGTGGCCACGAGATTGTCGGTACCATTACCGCCGTCGGGGACCACGTCCGAAAAGTGCAGGCCGGACAGACGGTCGGGGTGGGGTGGACTGCCGAGAGTTGCATGTCATGCCCCCAATGCCTTGGCGGGGATCACAATCTGTGCCCGACCAGTACCGGCACGATTGTCCAGCGCCACGGCGGCTTTGCGACCCATGTGCGCGTGCATTGGGCGTGGGCGGTGCCGCTCCCTGAAGGACTCGACGCCTCCCGGGCCGGACCGCTCCTCTGCGGCGGCATCACCGTTTTCAACCCGCTGGTGCAACTCGGAATCCTGCCGACCCACCGCGTCGGCGTCATCGGCATCGGCGGGCTGGGCCACATGGCGCTGAAATTTCTTCGGGCGTGGGGTTGCGAGGTCGTGGCCTTCACGTCCACCGATTCGAAGCGCGAGGAGGCGCTGCGGCTCGGCGCTCATCGGGTGGTGAATACGCGCAGTGCCGACGACGTGGCCCGGCTCGCCGGTTCGTTGAATGCGATCCTTTCCACGGTGAACGTTTCGCTCGACTGGAATGCGCTTGTCGGTGCGCTCGCACCGAAGGGAAAACTGCACACCGTGGGTGCGGTGCTCGATCCGATCGTCGTCGCGGCGTTCCCGTTGATCATGGGCCAGCGCTCCCTTTCCGGGTCGCCGACCGGCAGCCCGACGGTCATCGATTCGATGCTCGACTTCGCCGCACGTCACGGCATTGCGCCGACCACGGAGCACTTTCCGATGTCGAAGATCAACGACGCCTTCGCGCACCTCGAATCCGGCAAGGCCCGCTACCGGATCGTTCTCGAAAACGACCTGAATTGA